The DNA segment GCTGTCGATGGCCCCGCTGCTAGCTGCTACCATCAGCGAGATCTTCAACAATGGTTCAGTTACTGCCCTCTTTGGAGGAGCTTAAGGCTTTCTCCCCGAACTCTCTCACAGAAGTGGCTATCGACAGGTCGATAGCCACTTCTTTTTCTGCGCGTGACGGATGTGGAGCCGCCGTACCCGCGGTAGTGTTCTGGCGGCGGAGTCTATTTCCCTACTAGTAGTGCGATGTAGGCGCTGGTGAGCAACACCATGCCGAACACCACCACAGCGATAAAAATGCCTGCTGCAACCTCTGCAAAACGACCTTGGCCCAATGGATACTCCCGCATAATAAGGACGCCAGCAACGATACCCAGCACAATTGCGATGAGTGGGATAACGATTCCCGGACCGACTACCATCACAGACCTCCCTTAATATCCCCTGTGGCAAACATCAGAATCGTGGTGAGTAACAGCCACACTGCTAAGGCAAGAATGCAGGCGATAGCAATATCGCCAGGCTTCCGATGACCAGTCCACACCCACACCGTCCCCAGTGCGATACCCGCTATGGCAAAGACCACCAGAAGGGCAATCATCCAACCCATCGTCATGTGCTTTTCCACTTTCTCTTCGCAGACATTGCCAAAATCCTACCCGGTTCCTGGCCATCGTGGCAGCTGTCCTTCGTCCTCGCGAGTTGGGGGCAGCTACGCTTGTCCGGTACACTTATTTCGTTATCTCGGCGAGGGCTAAAATAGCCGTTATCGGCGCGATTGTCTCGGGTTCTCCGATCCCGCGGCCGTGTTGGGTGCCTTGCCGCGATGAAAGAACTTAGTGCAGCGCTTTCCGCGCGCACCTATAACACCACAGCTAGAGGAGAACATTACTATGGTGCAGAAGACTCTCGCCGCCCCCACCCGCACCGAATTCGGCAAGGGTGCCGCTCGTCGTACCCGTCGCGCCGGCAACATTCCCGCCGTTGTGTACGGCCACGGCGCTGACCCCATCCATGTAGCCGTCGACAACCTGAACTTCCTCTCCATCGTGCGTGAAGAGGGCGTCAACGCTGTTATCGCTCTCGACATCGATGGCAAAAAGACCACCGCACTGGTGAAGTCCATCACCCAGAACCCCCTCACCCGCGAAATCGAGCACATCGACTTCCTTATCGTCAAGAAGGGTGAAAAGGTTGAGGTCGAGGTTCCGCTGCTCGTGGAAGGCGAAGTTGCCCCCGGTGCCACCCTCTTGGTGGGAATCGACGTCCTTAAGGTCAACGCCGACGCCCTCAACATTCCGGAAGATCTCGTCATCTCCGTGGAGGGCCTGGAGGCCGGTAGCACCATCACCGCTGCCGACGTGAAGCTGCCCGAAGACGTCGAACTCGTCGACGACCCTGAACTGCTCCTCGTCAGCGTCACCTTCGAAGAAGAATCGGACACCGAGTCCACCGCTGCTGAAGAAGCTGACGGCGAGGCTGCCGCAGAAGAGTAAACACTCCTTCCCCCTCCCTGACCTTTCCGGAAGCCCCACTGGCTCATGCCAGCTGGGGCTTCCGTTCTGTCTCCTTCCTGAAACCGCACCACAAATAGCTCTAGCTGCCGGGAACGTGCGAGAATAGAGGCACTATGAGTCCCAGCCCACAAATTCCCGACATCAACACTGTTCCCGGCCCCATACTTCTGGTAGGCCTCGGAAACCCCGGTGCACAGTATGAGCTCACTCGCCACAACGTAGGCTATATGGCACTTGACGAACTATGCGCACGCACCAGCTTCCCGGTGTCCCTCTCCCCTAATAAGCGCACCAACGCCTTAGTGGGACGCGGTACTCTCAATGGCACACCCGTCATCCTCATGAAATCTGGGACCTTCATGAATGACTCCGGACGAGCTGTGGCTGCCACCGCAAAGTTCTACAACATCCCTGCCACTAACATCATCGTCCTCCACGATGATCTGGACCTCGCCGAGAACATCCTGCGCGTGAAGCGTGGAGGTGGCGAAGGCGGTCACAACGGGCTCAAATCCATGACCCAACATCTAGGCACAAAAGACTATGTGCGCGTCCGTATTGGCATTGGACGTCCCCCTGGACGCATGGACCCGGCTACTTACGTACTGAAGCAGCTTTCCGCTCGCGACTGTGAAGAGGTAGGAGTGACCGTTCAGGAAGCCGCCGACGCCGTCGAACTCCTCCTTCGGGATGGCGTAGCCGCCACCCAAAACCAGGTACACGCCCGCCACTAACCTGACATCGGCGCCACCTCCAGCTGTCACTGCTACTGAGACACCGCCACTCTGACACCACACCTCAAGGACCACCTCGTGAATGCTCTTTCCCCCGCCGTCGAAGCACGCCGTCGCCGCACCTTCGCCATCATTTCGCACCCAGATGCTGGTAAATCGACGCTGACGGAAGCACTCGCTCTGCACGCACACGTCATCAGTGAAGCCGGCGCTGTCCACGGTAAAGCCGGCCGCAAAGCGACGGTGTCAGACTGGATGGAGATGGAACAGGCCCGCGGTATCTCTGTCTCCTCCACCGCTCTCCAATTCGAATATCTCCCTGCAGGGTCACAAGGAGCTACGGGAGATGGCCAGCCCTACGTCATCAACCTCGTTGACACTCCCGGCCACTCTGACTTTTCAGAAGATACCTACCGCGTCCTCACCGCAGTCGATGGTGCTCTCATGCTCATTGACGCTGCGAAAGGTTTGGAACCGCAAACTCTCAAGCTCTTCCGCGTGTGTAAATCGCGCAACATTCCCATCATCACCGTCGTCAACAAGTGGGACCGCCCCGGAAAAAGCCCGCTCGAACTGCTAGACGAAATCGCGGCAGAAATCGACCTCACCCCTACCCCGATCTTCTGGCCAGTCGGTATCGCCGGAGATTTCCACGGGCTCGCCCGCCTCGACGCCACTGGAAACCCCAGCACATACATTGAGTTCACGCGTACCGCCGGTGGTTCCACCATTGCTCCGGAAGAGCACTTCAGCCCGGCTGACGCCGCAGCGCACCGGGGGGAGGACTGGACTACCGCCGTAGAAGAATCCACTTTGCTGGCTGAAATGGGGCAAGTCCACGATGAAGAACTTTTCTTAGCAGGGGAAACCTCCCCCGTCATCTTCGCGTCGGCCAAACTTAACTTTGGCGTGCACCAGATCCTCGACAGCATTGTGGGCCTTGCTCCACACCCGGCCGGCCGCGACGATGTTTCCGGCACCTACCACGACCTTGAGGACGACTTTTCCGCCGTCATCTTTAAAGTCCAGGCCGGCATGGACTCGGCGCACCGTGACCGTCTCGCCTTCATGCGCGTCGTCAGTGGAGAATTCGAGCGGGGCATGGTCGTCACCCACGCACAGACCAACAAGCCCTTCGCCACGAAATACGCCCTAACTGTCTTTGGCCGCGATCGTGAAACTGTAGAGACTGCCTACCCCGGCGATGTGGTGGGTCTCGTCAACGCCCTCGGGTTGGCGCCCGGAGATACCCTTTACAAGGGAAAGAAAGCACAGTACCCACCTATCCCCGCCTTCGCCCCAGAGCACTTCGCCACCTTGCGGGCCTCATCCCTTTCTAAATACAAGCAGTTCCGTAAGGCGGTTGACGAGCTTGGCGCAGAAGGCGTCGTCCAGATCCTCACCAACGATCTGCGCGGCGAGTCCAACCCGGTTATGGCCGCCGTCGGCGTACTGCAGTTTGAGGTTGTCCAGGCCCGTATGCGCGCCGAGTATAACGTAGAGACAGTGGTAGAGAACATCCCCTATACGGTGGCCCGACGCACTGATGCTGCTTCCTCCCCAGAACTAGGACGCCAACGCGGGGTGGAGATCTTCACGCGCCAGGATGGCGAACTCATTGCCCTTATTAGCGACAAGTGGCGCCTCAACTATCTGCAAAAAGAGCTACCCGACCTGACGTTAGACACCCTCATCGCTGACTAATCCCTCCCCTTTGCCAACCGCCGCATCCCAGTGAGGGATGCGGCGGTTGGCGTAGGAAGGTCATCCGAGCAGAATTAGTGGATTCCCACCATCTTCTTGTCGATCCAGCGACGCAACAGAAAAAACACCAAGCTCAAGACCATCGTGGCGATCCCCAGAATGAGGAAGTAAGGGCCAGTAGAGCCCGGATCATCCACAACTGCCAGCTGCGCCAACGAGCCGGACGCTGCCGAGCCGATAGCGACCGAAAGCAGAAAGAGCGCCACCATCTGGGTGTGGAAAGCCTGGGGGGCTAGACGGGTCGCCAAGGCGTTACCGATAGGCGAGAGGAAAAGTTCGCCTACCGTTGCCACCAGCAGCAAGATGACCACGGACACGAAGGGTGCTTCCTCCATACGGGCGAAGGGAACAAACAAGAGGAAGGAGAGACCACAGAAAAACACACCCAGTGCGAATTTGGTGGAACTATGCGGCTGCCGCTCCCCCATGCGCTGCCACAGAGCGGCAAACACCGGGGCAAGCACAATGATGAAAATGGGGTTGACGGACTGCACCACGCTCGGCGGCATTTCGTGGCCCATGACAGTGAGATCCAACCGCCGATCCGCGAAGGCCGGCAGAATGGTGAACTGCTGCTGGTAGAGGGACCAGAAGAGAGCAGACGCCAAGAAGAGAGGAATGAAGGCGATCACTCGAGAACGCTCCACCGAAGTGACCTTTTTGCTGGTGAGCATGACGGCGAAGAGCCCCACTGCACAGATGGAGGTAAGGATAACCACCACAGTGGAGAGATTGTCGAGGTTTACCCAGCCGAGGGCGAAAACTCCCCATACCACCAGCACAATCGCTACCACACCGCCGAGAGACATCCACTTCTGCTTACTGGGCAGGGGGTTAGGAACTGCACGCCCAGCAGTGCCAATAGTGCTCTTGGCGAGGATGAGATACTGCATGAGACCAATGAACATGCCGATGGCAGCCAGCGCGAACGCCCAGTGGAAGCCACCCGCACGCTGTACAAAGCCCGTCAAAATGGGGCCGATGAAGGCACCGATGTTAATGCCCATGTAGTAGACGGAGAAACCGGCGTCTTGCCGCACATCATTCTCGTCGTAGAGATCACCCAGCACCGTCAACGAGGACGCCTTCAAGGTACCTGCACCGAACGCAATAAACACCAGGCCAACGATGAGCCCCACCAAACCAGGAAGGACCGCCAGGGAGAGGTGCCCCAGTACAATGATGAACCCAGCACCGATCAAGCTACGCGCGGGCCCAAACCACCGGTCCGAAATCCACGAGCCAATAATGGACGCAAGGTACACCATGCCACCATAGGCACCGACGATGGAGTAGGCGATCTCCTTAGAACAGCCCAGGCCACCAGCCGTCACCGAATAGTAGATGTAGAAGGTGAGGACGGCCTGCATGCCGTAGAAGCTGAAGCGCTCCCACATCTCCACCCCGAAGAGATTGGCCAAACCTAGTGGGTGGCCAAAGAAGGTACGGGGACGCCATCGACCGGCCGTCGGAGATACGGCTGCATCGTTGGGATCCACACTGGTCGTGGCAGAGGCGTCTGCTGCCGTCACCGGTGTGGGTGCGGAGCGATCTGCAGACGACGATGTGTGGGAGTGGGAATCAGCGGACATATGGAAAACCTAGTAGCGGGTTAGAGGAAATGGGCGCGCAGTTCGTCGGCGTCGATCGGCACGTAGAGAGCCGGGGCGATATCGAGTACGGTGCGGCAGCCGCGTTCACCGGCGGCGGCTAGGCGGGCAGCCGCACGGGCGGTTGCGACCAGCATGGAACCGGTGAATTCGGGGTTAGAGTCGAGGGCTAGCGTAAAACCGTACACCTGGTTGGTGTTGGCGCTGGTTTCGCCGGCACGAATCACCTGACCACCGTGCGGCATGGCTGAGTGGTCGCGGAGGAGCTCTTCTTCGCTAATGAAAGTGACGGTGGTGTCGTAGTCGGCGAAGTAGTTTTCCATGGTGACGATGGCTTCTTCAATCGCTGCCTTGTCGGCGCCCTCTTCTGCCACGACGTAGCATTCGCGGAGGTGCTTGTCGCGGGTGGTAAGTTCGGGACGCTCACCAGCCTGGATGCGATCCACCACCTCTTGGACTGGCACGGTGTACTGCTTGGCGTCCTTCACTCCGGGAATGCGCCGGATGGCATCGGAGTGCCCCTGGGAAACCCCGCGGCCCCAGAAGGTGTAGGTGCTGCCTTCGGGAAGAACAGCTTCGGCAATAACGCGATTGATGGAGAAGAGACCTGGATCCCAGCCGGAGGAGATGACGGCAATGTGGTCATTGTCCTTGGCGACACTATCCATAGTGGCGTAGTGCTCAGGAATCTTGGCGTGGGTGTCGAAGGAGTCCACAGTGTTGAAGTACTGGGTGACGGCTGGGCCTTGTTCGATAAGGTCGGTGGCGGAACCGCCACAGTTCACGCAGACGTCAACTTTGCCCTGATAGTCCGCCATGTCGTCGATGGAGACGGCTTTCCCAGAGAGGGTGTCGAGGCTGGCGGGATCGCGGCGGGTAAAGATGGCGACGAGTTCCATATCCGGGGCGGCGAGGATGGATTTTTCCACGCCACGGCCGAGGTTACCGTAGCCGTTGACGGCGACGCGGATGGGGTTGGCGGTCACTGTGTTCTCCTAGCGGGTGCGAAGGGTCTCCATGTCCACTTCGTCCAAAGTGGGGGGTTCCCAGTTTTTGTAGGGTTTCTTGTCAATAAGCTTGGCTCGCACACCATTCTGAAAATCGGGACGATGGCACAGGTACTGTGCCCCCAGACGGTGTTCGTGCTGAACTGCGGTGCGGACATCGGGGCAGTTGTTGCCCCATTCGATGGCCAGGAAGGTTCCTTGCAGAGCGGTGGGGCTACACCCACGCAACGCGGAGAGGGCTTCTTTTGCCCACATTCCGTAACGACGAGTATCCAGCCCCAGCTGCAGACGAGTCATCATCTCCGACACTGAAGGTGCCGAGAACACTTCGTCAACCTGCAAAATAATCTCTGCCAGGCTGGATTCCTCGGTGGGGAGCTGGGTGTACTGAGAGAGATACGTTGTGATGGCAGTACGAGCACAGCCGGGTTCATACGAGAGGGTGAGGAGTCCTTCGGCGAGAGCGGGGAACTCGCTGGAGGGCAGGTAGTAGCCGGCCAAACCGCACCATATCGCATCGGCGGCACTGAGCCAGCGTCCAGTGAGAGCCAGGTACATCCCGAGGGCTTTGTCAGCTTGTCCGCCATCACCCCAGAGACGTGGAAGCACCCAGCTCATGCCGGCATCCGTGCAAAATCCGAGGCCGGCTTCTGGCATGGACATGAGGGCTTTTTCGCTGACGACCATATAGCGACCATTGGCACTGATACCCAGGCCTCCCCCAATGCAGTACCCGTTTACTAGGGTGATGTAGGGTTTGGGGAATTCAGAGATGAGTGCACAGAGATCGTATTCGACGGCAAAAAATTCTTCCGCACGAGCGGTATCTCCGGCCGCGTAGAACTGAGCCAACTGACGAACATTGCCCCCGGAACAGAACGATTTCTCGCTCAGTGAGGTGACGAGCACATAGTCGACGGTCTCATCGGTGGCAGCCTGGCGCAGATGGTAGCGCATGGCACGGGAGAGGGACTCATCGAAAGCATTGAGGGTGGTGGTGTTATTGAGCTGTAGGTGCAGGCAGCGGCCCGTGAGTGTAGCGATCAGCCGTGGGTCAGGTTGATCGACTGGCTGTTCCGTGGAATGTCCGTCCTGAGCTGCGGTCATCCTCGTCCTTTACACCGTTGTGGATGCGCCGAGAGCTGGCGCAGAAGTTCTTGTTAGCAGTTTACTCCGTGGAGTTGCCGGAAACCGCACTGATCGCCGACGCTCGCGTAGTCAACTCGCCCACATTTGTGCGGGCTGCTGCAACGATACCGAGCACACTGTAGAGAAAAGGAACCGTCGTGAAAGCCAAGATGGCATGCAGCATACTACTGCCCACCAGTGCTCCGAAGAGTACGCCTCCCAAGGCCAGTGAGGTGGATGTGCCGAGCTGTTCCGCCATGGAAAGGGAGGAAGAATTGTTCCCGATCTCCCCAGGTTGAGACAGCGCCAGCACCATCACCCCGGCCAGTGGGTAAGCAATGCCAATACCGAAACCGGCGATACCCCAGCCGATAACCGCAATAGCAAGGGGAATACTGGCAGAGGTGAGTGTCAGGGTGGCGAGGATACCTACTGTGCCGCAGGCCATCCCAAAAGTCAGCACCTTGGTGCGGTTGAGATTGTCGGGGAGCCGCGCCTGCAGGAAGGAGGCGATACCCCAGGTGACGGATCCCGACGCCACGAGGAGACCAGATTGGGTGGGGCTCAGCCCGCGGAAAGATTGCCCCATCAGAGGAATGTAGGATTCCATCGCGAAGTAGCATCCGGCCAAGAAAAGGCGGGAGGCTATCACTGCGGGAAGTCCTTCTCCCAGCGTGAGAGTGCGCGGCGGTACCAGCCGGCGGGCCGCCACCACAAGCACCGCCATAATAGCGATGACACCGATGACAACGAGGACTAGTTTGCCCTCTTGCACTAGCTCTCCCGCCGGCTGGAGGGCACCGATACAGACGGCAATAATGAGGGCCCGGATGACCCTTCCTCGCCATTCACTAGCGGTGAGGTTCTGCTCTGCGGCTCCCCCACGGGAACGCATCCCGATGAGTGTGATGATAGTGGCGATGAGGAAAATGGGGGCAACTCCCCAGAAGGCCCAGCGCCAACCCACCGAGTCGACGAGCAGACCAGCTACTGCTGGCCCTAGCAAAGCTGGCAGAATCCACGCCACTGCGTTCAGGGAGAACATGCGGGCGTGGAGATGCTGAGGCAGTTCCCGGCCGATAATCACATAGGCACTCACATTGACGAGGCCCACGCCGAGCCCCTGAATGGCTCGCCCCAGCAGGAACAGCACCATCGTGTGTGCAAAACCCGCAATGAGGAGGCCCGTCACCATGGAGAGGGCACCCACAATTATGGGGCCGCGAGGGCCTTTCTGGTCTGCCCACGGTCCCGCCAGCAAGATGCCAACAATGGCGCAGGCGACGGTAATGGCAATAGCGGAGGAGTA comes from the Lawsonella clevelandensis genome and includes:
- a CDS encoding MFS transporter encodes the protein MIEPTRADATNSQHTRPGEKSAGLFSGHFKWLVPGLVLYMVAAGFEVVAVVVVMPTVAHELNAMSSYSSAIAITVACAIVGILLAGPWADQKGPRGPIIVGALSMVTGLLIAGFAHTMVLFLLGRAIQGLGVGLVNVSAYVIIGRELPQHLHARMFSLNAVAWILPALLGPAVAGLLVDSVGWRWAFWGVAPIFLIATIITLIGMRSRGGAAEQNLTASEWRGRVIRALIIAVCIGALQPAGELVQEGKLVLVVIGVIAIMAVLVVAARRLVPPRTLTLGEGLPAVIASRLFLAGCYFAMESYIPLMGQSFRGLSPTQSGLLVASGSVTWGIASFLQARLPDNLNRTKVLTFGMACGTVGILATLTLTSASIPLAIAVIGWGIAGFGIGIAYPLAGVMVLALSQPGEIGNNSSSLSMAEQLGTSTSLALGGVLFGALVGSSMLHAILAFTTVPFLYSVLGIVAAARTNVGELTTRASAISAVSGNSTE
- the pth gene encoding aminoacyl-tRNA hydrolase, with the translated sequence MSPSPQIPDINTVPGPILLVGLGNPGAQYELTRHNVGYMALDELCARTSFPVSLSPNKRTNALVGRGTLNGTPVILMKSGTFMNDSGRAVAATAKFYNIPATNIIVLHDDLDLAENILRVKRGGGEGGHNGLKSMTQHLGTKDYVRVRIGIGRPPGRMDPATYVLKQLSARDCEEVGVTVQEAADAVELLLRDGVAATQNQVHARH
- a CDS encoding peptide chain release factor 3, which produces MNALSPAVEARRRRTFAIISHPDAGKSTLTEALALHAHVISEAGAVHGKAGRKATVSDWMEMEQARGISVSSTALQFEYLPAGSQGATGDGQPYVINLVDTPGHSDFSEDTYRVLTAVDGALMLIDAAKGLEPQTLKLFRVCKSRNIPIITVVNKWDRPGKSPLELLDEIAAEIDLTPTPIFWPVGIAGDFHGLARLDATGNPSTYIEFTRTAGGSTIAPEEHFSPADAAAHRGEDWTTAVEESTLLAEMGQVHDEELFLAGETSPVIFASAKLNFGVHQILDSIVGLAPHPAGRDDVSGTYHDLEDDFSAVIFKVQAGMDSAHRDRLAFMRVVSGEFERGMVVTHAQTNKPFATKYALTVFGRDRETVETAYPGDVVGLVNALGLAPGDTLYKGKKAQYPPIPAFAPEHFATLRASSLSKYKQFRKAVDELGAEGVVQILTNDLRGESNPVMAAVGVLQFEVVQARMRAEYNVETVVENIPYTVARRTDAASSPELGRQRGVEIFTRQDGELIALISDKWRLNYLQKELPDLTLDTLIAD
- a CDS encoding enoyl-CoA hydratase/isomerase family protein, which codes for MTAAQDGHSTEQPVDQPDPRLIATLTGRCLHLQLNNTTTLNAFDESLSRAMRYHLRQAATDETVDYVLVTSLSEKSFCSGGNVRQLAQFYAAGDTARAEEFFAVEYDLCALISEFPKPYITLVNGYCIGGGLGISANGRYMVVSEKALMSMPEAGLGFCTDAGMSWVLPRLWGDGGQADKALGMYLALTGRWLSAADAIWCGLAGYYLPSSEFPALAEGLLTLSYEPGCARTAITTYLSQYTQLPTEESSLAEIILQVDEVFSAPSVSEMMTRLQLGLDTRRYGMWAKEALSALRGCSPTALQGTFLAIEWGNNCPDVRTAVQHEHRLGAQYLCHRPDFQNGVRAKLIDKKPYKNWEPPTLDEVDMETLRTR
- a CDS encoding peptide MFS transporter, producing MSADSHSHTSSSADRSAPTPVTAADASATTSVDPNDAAVSPTAGRWRPRTFFGHPLGLANLFGVEMWERFSFYGMQAVLTFYIYYSVTAGGLGCSKEIAYSIVGAYGGMVYLASIIGSWISDRWFGPARSLIGAGFIIVLGHLSLAVLPGLVGLIVGLVFIAFGAGTLKASSLTVLGDLYDENDVRQDAGFSVYYMGINIGAFIGPILTGFVQRAGGFHWAFALAAIGMFIGLMQYLILAKSTIGTAGRAVPNPLPSKQKWMSLGGVVAIVLVVWGVFALGWVNLDNLSTVVVILTSICAVGLFAVMLTSKKVTSVERSRVIAFIPLFLASALFWSLYQQQFTILPAFADRRLDLTVMGHEMPPSVVQSVNPIFIIVLAPVFAALWQRMGERQPHSSTKFALGVFFCGLSFLLFVPFARMEEAPFVSVVILLLVATVGELFLSPIGNALATRLAPQAFHTQMVALFLLSVAIGSAASGSLAQLAVVDDPGSTGPYFLILGIATMVLSLVFFLLRRWIDKKMVGIH
- a CDS encoding 50S ribosomal protein L25/general stress protein Ctc; the protein is MVQKTLAAPTRTEFGKGAARRTRRAGNIPAVVYGHGADPIHVAVDNLNFLSIVREEGVNAVIALDIDGKKTTALVKSITQNPLTREIEHIDFLIVKKGEKVEVEVPLLVEGEVAPGATLLVGIDVLKVNADALNIPEDLVISVEGLEAGSTITAADVKLPEDVELVDDPELLLVSVTFEEESDTESTAAEEADGEAAAEE
- a CDS encoding diaminopimelate dehydrogenase; translated protein: MTANPIRVAVNGYGNLGRGVEKSILAAPDMELVAIFTRRDPASLDTLSGKAVSIDDMADYQGKVDVCVNCGGSATDLIEQGPAVTQYFNTVDSFDTHAKIPEHYATMDSVAKDNDHIAVISSGWDPGLFSINRVIAEAVLPEGSTYTFWGRGVSQGHSDAIRRIPGVKDAKQYTVPVQEVVDRIQAGERPELTTRDKHLRECYVVAEEGADKAAIEEAIVTMENYFADYDTTVTFISEEELLRDHSAMPHGGQVIRAGETSANTNQVYGFTLALDSNPEFTGSMLVATARAAARLAAAGERGCRTVLDIAPALYVPIDADELRAHFL